A part of Terriglobales bacterium genomic DNA contains:
- a CDS encoding heme exporter protein CcmB — protein sequence MSALIAVLRVTLTKDLRLEWRSKDAVNAMLFFALLVVVIFSFSFDLSAEESRQIAGGLIWVALLFAAVVALNQTWARELRNQALDAYRVSPAPAESLFLAKVIGNFLFVTVLELLMTPMFVVFYNLRSVRPVHELVLVSALGNWALVVNGTFFGAMSMRTRSREVMLPLILFPISIPALLAMVSATTATLTGEASPRLSLVFLLVYDIVFTILGLLLFDTILQAE from the coding sequence ATGAGCGCATTGATCGCCGTTCTCCGCGTCACGTTAACCAAAGACCTCCGCCTGGAGTGGCGCTCCAAAGACGCAGTCAACGCCATGCTGTTCTTTGCGCTGCTGGTGGTAGTGATTTTCAGCTTCTCATTTGATTTGTCAGCGGAGGAATCGCGACAGATTGCTGGCGGTCTGATCTGGGTGGCACTGCTTTTTGCGGCGGTGGTGGCATTGAATCAGACGTGGGCGCGCGAGCTGCGAAACCAGGCATTGGACGCGTATCGAGTATCGCCGGCGCCTGCTGAGTCTCTGTTCCTGGCGAAGGTGATCGGCAATTTTCTGTTTGTGACCGTGCTGGAATTGCTGATGACACCGATGTTCGTGGTGTTTTACAACCTGCGCAGCGTGCGACCGGTGCACGAATTGGTGCTCGTTTCCGCCCTGGGGAATTGGGCGCTGGTGGTGAATGGGACATTTTTTGGGGCGATGTCGATGCGCACCCGCAGCCGCGAAGTTATGCTGCCGCTGATCCTGTTTCCGATATCGATTCCAGCGCTACTGGCGATGGTGAGCGCCACGACTGCTACGTTGACGGGAGAAGCCTCGCCGCGGCTCTCGCTCGTCTTCCTGCTGGTTTACGATATAGTCTTCACGATCCTCGGATTGTTGCTCTTCGATACGATTTTGCAGGCGGAATGA